The following coding sequences are from one Triticum aestivum cultivar Chinese Spring chromosome 5A, IWGSC CS RefSeq v2.1, whole genome shotgun sequence window:
- the LOC123107598 gene encoding uncharacterized protein, with the protein MAQSRTAAVSLLLIAVVVAAASVPAATAFGCYDDCYERCANGAKEDPACTKMCGEACGIGGKAAGAAGAKAGGSAPSA; encoded by the coding sequence ATGGCCCAGAGCAGGACCGCTGCCGTCTCGCTGCTCCTGATCGCCGTCGTGGTGGCGGCCGCGTCGGTGCCGGCGGCGACCGCCTTCGGCTGCTACGACGACTGCTACGAGCGCTGCGCCAACGGCGCCAAGGAGGACCCAGCCTGCACCAAGATGTGCGGCGAGGCATGCGGCATCGGCGGCAAGGCCGCCGGGGCCGCGGGTGCCAAAGCTGGAGGCAGCGCGCCCTCCGCTTGA